In Drosophila innubila isolate TH190305 chromosome 2R unlocalized genomic scaffold, UK_Dinn_1.0 1_C_2R, whole genome shotgun sequence, the following are encoded in one genomic region:
- the LOC117785714 gene encoding NADH dehydrogenase [ubiquinone] flavoprotein 1, mitochondrial → MITQMLALRTAFLRRLPWERNSSLLTGNTGNTVKITDVKGMSKGCTAESTAGSSGDQPKAKKPMEPPKGMLTNTKTDFGPLKDCDRVFQNLYGRHDWRLKGSCQRGDWYRTADLLEMGPDWILDEIKRAGLRGRGGSGFYSGIKWNFLKEVKAKNKILILNCAEGEPGTCKDREILRHEPHKLIEGCLLAGFCMGCEKCIVYIRNRFYNESCNLQFALAEAYRYGLLGCNACDAGIKFDMHIQRGDRYLTGEETAMVNCLMGKLGRPRKRPPYLHEKGYFDHPTVVINAESIAVVPTILRRGAKWWTGLGRNKNSGTKLFNISGHVNNPCTVEEEMSMPLRDLIEMHAGGVCGGWKNLLAVFPGGLSTPLLPKISAEEALMDFDCMHSLGSGLGTGGLIVICKDSDPLEIMQRSIEFYKKQTCKQCTPCRDSAIWFPEISKGFTKGESHPHMIDFMDTIQKRMRGGTCICALSEGHANVAHALVQQFGQLIEQRILEYAKDC, encoded by the coding sequence atgatCACACAAATGTTAGCACTAAGAACTGCATTTTTAAGACGTTTGCCATGGGAAAGAAATTCTTCTCTGCTGACCGGAAATACTGGAAACACCGTTAAAATTACGGATGTAAAGGGAATGAGTAAAGGATGCACAGCAGAGAGCACGGCAGGATCAAGCGGGGATCAACCCAAGGCAAAAAAACCAATGGAGCCTCCAAAAGGCATGTTAACGAATACCAAAACCGACTTTGGACCTCTGAAGGATTGCGATCGCGTCTTTCAGAATCTCTATGGACGTCATGACTGGCGCTTGAAGGGTTCCTGCCAGCGTGGAGATTGGTATCGCACTGCGGATTTGCTGGAAATGGGACCAGACTGGATACTGGATGAGATTAAAAGGGCAGGATTGCGTGGACGGGGTGGCAGTGGCTTCTATTCCGGCatcaaatggaattttttaaaagaagtcaaggctaaaaacaaaatactgaTACTTAATTGTGCCGAGGGTGAACCGGGTACCTGCAAGGATCGCGAAATTCTACGCCATGAGCCGCATAAACTAATTGAGGGTTGTCTGCTCGCCGGTTTCTGCATGGGCTGTGAGAAGTGCATTGTCTACATCCGCAATCGATTCTACAATGAGTCCTGTAATCTACAATTTGCCCTGGCCGAGGCATATCGCTATGGACTGCTTGGTTGCAATGCCTGCGATGCGGGCATTAAATTCGATATGCATATACAGCGGGGAGATCGTTATCTGACCGGAGAGGAGACGGCAATGGTAAATTGCCTGATGGGCAAATTGGGAAGACCACGTAAACGGCCGCCGTACCTCCATGAAAAGGGTTACTTTGATCATCCCACGGTGGTAATTAATGCCGAGTCCATTGCCGTGGTGCCTACCATATTACGCCGTGGAGCTAAATGGTGGACCGGCCTGGGAAGGAATAAAAATTCCGGCaccaaattgtttaatataagCGGTCATGTGAATAATCCTTGCACAGTGGAGGAGGAAATGTCTATGCCATTGAGGGATTTGATTGAAATGCATGCGGGTGGCGTTTGTGGTGGCTGGAAGAATCTCCTAGCAGTCTTCCCAGGCGGATTGTCTACACCTTTGTTACCCAAAATTTCCGCTGAGGAGGCGCTAATGGATTTCGATTGTATGCATTCATTGGGCAGTGGATTGGGCACAGGTGGCCTCATTGTCATATGCAAGGATTCGGATCCTTTGGAAATCATGCAACGTTCTATAGAATTCTACAAGAAGCAGACGTGTAAGCAGTGCACTCCGTGTCGGGATAGCGCCATTTGGTTCCCAGAAATCTCAAAGGGCTTTACCAAAGGTGAATCTCATCCGCATATGATAGACTTTATGGATACCATACAAAAGCGAATGCGGGGTGGTACATGTATCTGTGCCTTATCCGAAGGTCACGCTAATGTGGCACATGCTCTGGTTCAGCAGTTTGGTCAACTTATCGAGCAACGTATCCTGGAGTACGCCAAGGACTGTTAA